A single Aspergillus chevalieri M1 DNA, chromosome 3, nearly complete sequence DNA region contains:
- the RAD15 gene encoding TFIIH/NER complex ATP-dependent 5'-3' DNA helicase subunit RAD3 (BUSCO:EOG09260ZWU;~COG:L;~EggNog:ENOG410PGIM;~InterPro:IPR010643,IPR013020,IPR027417,IPR006554, IPR006555,IPR014013,IPR010614,IPR001945;~PFAM:PF06777,PF13307,PF06733;~go_component: GO:0005634 - nucleus [Evidence IEA];~go_function: GO:0003676 - nucleic acid binding [Evidence IEA];~go_function: GO:0003677 - DNA binding [Evidence IEA];~go_function: GO:0003678 - DNA helicase activity [Evidence IEA];~go_function: GO:0004386 - helicase activity [Evidence IEA];~go_function: GO:0005524 - ATP binding [Evidence IEA];~go_function: GO:0016818 - hydrolase activity, acting on acid anhydrides, in phosphorus-containing anhydrides [Evidence IEA];~go_process: GO:0006139 - nucleobase-containing compound metabolic process [Evidence IEA];~go_process: GO:0006289 - nucleotide-excision repair [Evidence IEA]) has protein sequence MKFFIDNLPVLFPYPRIYPEQYAYMCDLKKTLDAGGHCVLEMPSGTGKTVSLLSLIIAYQQHYPEHRKLIYCSRTMSEIEKALSELKALMKFRAQQLGYTEDFRALGLTSRKNLCLHPSVKREKSGTVVDARCRSLTAGFVKEKKEKGEDVDLCTYHENLDLLEPHNLVPPGVFTLDGLLRYGEEHKQCPYFSARRMMPYCNVIIYSYHYLLDPKIAERVSRELSKDCIVVFDEAHNIDNVCIESLSIDITEDSLRKATRGANNLERKIQDMKSSDAEKLQNEYSKLVEGLREAEQAREEEQFISNPVLPDDLLTEAVPGNIRRAEHFVAFLKRFIEYLKTRMKVTHTISETPPSFLTHVKDLTFIERKPLRFCAERLTSLVRTLELINIEDYQPLQEVATFATLVATYDKGFLLILEPFESEAATVPNPILHFTCLDAAIAIKPVFDRFSSVIITSGTLSPLEMYPKMLGFTTVMQESYSMTLARRSFLPMVVTRGSDQAQISSSFQIRNDPGVVRNYGNLLLEFSRITPDGIVVFFPSYLYMESIISMWQGMGILDSIWNYKLILVETPDAQESSLALETYRTACCNGRGAILLCVARGKVSEGIDFDHHYGRAVLCIGVPFQYTESRILKARLEFLRENYRIRENDFLSFDAMRHAAQCLGRVLRGKDDYGVMVLADRRFQKKRTQLPKWISQAMLESETNLSTDMSVATAKNFLRTMAQPFKARDQEGISTWSLADLERHKEKQRAEEDRARREEELANAHQMNGGQNDGVVREEFDDDIDEDLMMMDAE, from the exons ATGAAATTCTTCATCGA TAACCTTCCCGTGCTGTTCCCTTATCCTCGTATATACCCCGAACAATATGCCTACATGTGCGATCTCAAAAAGACCCTCGATGCCGGGGGTCACTGTGTTTTGGAGATGCCCTCAGGCACAGGGAAGACTGTTTCCCTGCTTTCGTTGATTATCGCCTACCAGCAACATTACCCGGAACATCGAAAACTGATCTACTGCTCCCGAACCATGTCCGAGATCGAGAAGGCCTTGAGCGAGCTGAAAGCGTTGATGAAATTTCGTGCCCAGCAACTAGGATATACGGAAGACTTTCGAGCTTTGGGGTTGACAAGTCGAAAGAATTTGTGTCTACATCCGTCTGTCAAAAGGGAGAAAAGTGGTACAGTTGTCGATGCGAGATGCAGGAGCTTGACGGCAGGGTTCgtaaaggaaaagaaagagaagggagAAGACGTTGACCTTTGCACATATCATGAG AACCTAGATCTTCTGGAGCCGCACAACCTCGTCCCACCTGGCGTCTTCACCTTGGACGGACTCCTTAGATACGGAGAGGAGCACAAGCAATGCCCTTACTTTTCAGCTCGGCGCATG ATGCCCTACTGTAACGTTATCATCTATTCCTACCACTACCTTCTCGACCCCAAGATCGCTGAGCGAGTATCCAGAGAACTCTCTAAAGACTGCATTGTAGTTTTTGACGAAGCCCACAATATCGACAACGTCTGTATCGAATCGCTCAGTATTGATATAACGGAGGATTCGCTGCGCAAAGCTACAAGAGGTGCCAACAACTTGGAACGGAAGATACAGGATATGAAGAGCTCTGATGCAGAAAAACTTCAAAATGAATATTCAAAGCTTGTGGAAGGCCTAAGGGAAGCAGAGCAGGcaagggaagaagaacagtTCATTTCCAACCCTGTTCTCCCGGATGATCTGCTCACGGAAGCCGTACCGGGAAATATACGACGAGCAGAACATTTTGTCGCCTTCCTCAAACGGTTTATTGAATACCTCAAAACGCGAATGAAAGTCACTCACACAATATCCGAAACACCGCCTTCGTTTTTGACTCATGTCAAGGACTTGACTTTCATCGAGCGGAAGCCTTTGCGGTTTTGCGCAGAACGACTTACTTCGCTCGTACGAACGCTGGAGCTCATTAATATAGAAGACTACCAACCTCTACAAGAAGTCGCGACATTTGCAACCTTGGTCGCGACCTACGATAAAGGCTTCCTCTTGATCCTTGAGCCCTTCGAATCAGAGGCAGCCACGGTACCAAACCCAATATTGCATTTCACTTGTTTGGACGCCGCCATTGCAATTAAGCCGGTGTTTGACCGCTTTAGCTCCGTCATTATCACTTCTGGAACCTTGTCGCCCCTCGAAATGTACCCCAAGATGTTAGGGTTCACCACCGTTATGCAAGAATCATACAGCATGACCCTTGCACGACGGTCTTTCCTCCCCATGGTTGTCACCCGTGGATCTGATCAAGCACAGATCTCATCGTCATTCCAAATACGCAATGATCCAGGTGTTGTGCGCAACTACGGAAATCTTTTACTCGAGTTCTCTCGCATCACTCCTGATGGAATTGTCGTCTTCTTCCCGTCTTACCTCTACATGGAGTCGATCATCAGCATGTGGCAAGGGATGGGTATTCTGGACTCAATATGGAATTATAAGCTGATACTCGTCGAAACTCCTGATGCCCAAGAGTCCTCACTCGCTTTGGAGACCTACCGAACGGCCTGTTGCAACGGCCGTGGCGCTATCCTTCTCTGTGTCGCCAGAGGGAAAGTCTCAGAAGGGATTGATTTCGACCACCACTACGGACGCGCGGTCCTGTGCATTGGTGTCCCATTCCAGTACACCGAGTCTCGAATCTTGAAGGCACGTTTAGAGTTCCTCCGCGAAAACTACCGTATCAGAGAAAACGACTTTCTCTCTTTCGACGCTATGAGACACGCCGCACAGTGTCTGGGCCGTGTCCTACGTGGCAAAGATGACTACGGAGTCATGGTTTTGGCAGACCGTCGATTCCAGAAGAAGCGCACACAGCTTCCCAAGTGGATCAGTCAGGCCATGCTCGAGAGCGAGACGAACCTCAGTACAGATATGTCTGTTGCGACTGCGAAGAACTTCTTGCGCACGATGGCCCAGCCTTTCAAGGCTAGGGATCAGGAAGGCATTTCCACTTGGAGTTTGGCTGACCTGGAGCGTCACAAGGAGAAGCAAAGGGCGGAAGAGGATAGAGCGCggagggaagaagagctTGCCAATGCGCACCAGATGAATGGTGGTCAAAATGATGGTGTTGTTCGTGAGgaatttgatgatgatattgatgaaGATCTCATGATGATGGACGCGGAGTGA